From a single Bacillus pumilus genomic region:
- the erpA gene encoding iron-sulfur cluster insertion protein ErpA, which produces MSTPVTITEAAALQIKDMMKEHEEENAFLRVGVKGGGCSGLSYGMGFDHEVSEKDTQFEQQGIKVLVDSESLDIMNGTIIDFKQSLMGGGFTIDNPNAIASCGCGSSFRTATNTGTPEEC; this is translated from the coding sequence ATGAGTACACCAGTAACGATTACAGAAGCTGCTGCACTGCAGATTAAAGATATGATGAAAGAACATGAAGAAGAAAATGCGTTCCTACGAGTGGGCGTAAAAGGCGGCGGCTGCAGCGGTCTTTCATACGGCATGGGCTTTGACCATGAAGTCTCAGAGAAAGACACGCAGTTCGAGCAGCAAGGCATAAAGGTCCTTGTCGACTCCGAAAGCCTTGATATCATGAACGGCACCATCATTGATTTCAAACAATCACTAATGGGTGGCGGTTTCACCATCGATAACCCGAATGCGATTGCGTCATGCGGATGCGGTTCTTCTTTTAGAACAGCGACGAATACAGGTACGCCTGAAGAGTGTTAA
- a CDS encoding NAD(P)/FAD-dependent oxidoreductase has translation MKNLVLIGGGYGNMRVLHRLLPNQLPDDVTITLIDRNPYHCLKTEYYALAAGTISDHHIRVSFPEHPKLDIQYGEVEKIDIEHKQILFSDREPIPYDDTVIGLGCEDKYHNVPGAKEHTYSIQTIDQSRHAYNKLNNLSAGATVGIVGAGLSGVELASELRESRSDLNIILFDRGELILSSFPKRLSLYVQKWFEENDVKIINCANITKVEEGVVYNHDDAIEAEVVVWTAGIQPSKVVREMDVEKDAQGRVVLTPHHNLPGNEHVYVVGDCASLPHAPSAQLAEAQAEQIVQSLQKRWKNEPLPEAYPQFKLKGVLGSLGKKSGFGLVADRPLVGRVPRLLKSGLLWMYKHHNG, from the coding sequence ATGAAAAATTTAGTCTTGATCGGCGGAGGTTACGGGAATATGCGGGTTCTCCACCGCTTATTGCCAAATCAATTACCTGATGATGTTACTATCACATTAATTGATCGAAATCCTTACCACTGTTTAAAAACAGAATATTATGCACTCGCTGCTGGAACGATCTCTGATCATCACATTCGAGTATCTTTTCCAGAGCATCCGAAGCTCGATATTCAATACGGGGAAGTAGAAAAAATTGATATTGAACACAAACAGATCTTATTCAGTGACCGTGAACCTATTCCGTATGATGATACGGTGATTGGACTCGGCTGTGAGGACAAGTATCACAATGTCCCTGGTGCGAAAGAACATACATACAGCATTCAAACCATTGATCAGTCAAGGCATGCGTATAACAAATTAAACAATTTGAGCGCAGGTGCAACGGTTGGCATTGTCGGTGCTGGACTTAGCGGGGTAGAGCTGGCCAGTGAACTAAGAGAAAGCCGTTCTGATTTAAACATTATTCTTTTTGACCGCGGAGAGCTGATTCTATCAAGCTTCCCAAAAAGATTAAGTTTATATGTGCAAAAGTGGTTTGAAGAAAATGATGTCAAGATTATTAACTGTGCCAATATCACGAAGGTTGAAGAAGGTGTTGTGTACAACCATGATGACGCTATTGAAGCAGAGGTCGTCGTGTGGACAGCAGGCATTCAACCAAGCAAAGTGGTACGAGAGATGGATGTTGAAAAAGATGCGCAAGGTCGCGTCGTATTAACACCTCATCACAATCTCCCTGGGAATGAGCATGTCTATGTCGTGGGTGACTGCGCAAGCTTGCCGCATGCCCCAAGTGCACAGCTTGCCGAGGCGCAGGCAGAACAAATTGTTCAATCTCTGCAAAAACGCTGGAAAAATGAGCCGCTTCCTGAAGCTTATCCTCAGTTTAAGCTAAAAGGGGTCTTAGGATCTTTAGGGAAA
- the yumC gene encoding ferredoxin--NADP reductase 2, with protein MQEDSKVYDITVIGGGPVGLFTAFYGGMRQASVKIIESLPQLGGQLSALYPEKYIYDVAGFPKIRAQELIDNLKEQMDKFDQTICLEQAVETVEKQADGIFKLVTNQEIHYSKTIIITAGNGAFQPRKLELDAAESFEGSNLHYFINDLNQFAGRRVAVLGGGDSAVDWAMMLEPIAKEVSIIHRRDKFRAHEHSVENLHNSKVNVVTPFVPTELIGEDRIEQIVLEEVKGDKKQVLDVDDVIVNFGFVSSLGPIKQWGLEIEKNSIVVKPTMETNIEGFYAAGDICTYEGKVKLIASGFGEAPTAVNNAKAYMDPKARVQPLHSTSLFENK; from the coding sequence ATGCAAGAAGATTCTAAGGTATATGACATTACCGTTATCGGGGGCGGCCCAGTTGGATTGTTTACTGCGTTTTACGGAGGCATGAGACAGGCAAGTGTGAAAATCATTGAAAGCCTTCCTCAGCTCGGCGGTCAACTATCCGCTCTTTACCCTGAAAAATATATTTATGATGTGGCTGGTTTTCCAAAAATCCGCGCACAAGAATTAATTGATAACTTAAAAGAACAAATGGATAAATTTGATCAAACCATTTGCTTAGAGCAAGCAGTTGAGACGGTTGAAAAACAGGCAGATGGTATCTTTAAACTCGTCACAAATCAAGAGATTCATTATTCTAAAACGATCATCATCACAGCTGGTAACGGTGCTTTCCAACCGAGAAAGCTTGAACTAGATGCAGCAGAATCATTTGAAGGAAGCAACCTACATTACTTCATTAATGACTTGAACCAATTTGCCGGCAGACGTGTTGCTGTTCTTGGCGGAGGAGACTCTGCGGTGGACTGGGCAATGATGCTTGAGCCAATCGCAAAAGAAGTATCCATTATTCACCGCCGCGATAAATTCCGCGCCCATGAGCACAGTGTAGAAAACCTGCACAACTCGAAAGTCAATGTAGTGACACCATTTGTGCCAACCGAGCTCATTGGTGAAGACCGCATTGAACAGATCGTGCTCGAAGAAGTCAAAGGCGACAAAAAACAAGTGCTTGATGTAGACGACGTGATCGTCAACTTCGGTTTTGTTTCCTCCCTTGGACCAATTAAACAATGGGGCCTTGAAATCGAAAAGAACTCCATCGTGGTGAAACCTACAATGGAAACCAATATTGAAGGCTTCTATGCAGCAGGCGATATCTGCACGTATGAAGGAAAAGTCAAATTGATTGCCAGCGGATTTGGTGAAGCACCAACAGCTGTCAACAATGCCAAAGCCTACATGGACCCGAAAGCCCGTGTACAGCCTCTTCATTCCACAAGCTTATTTGAAAACAAATAA
- a CDS encoding YuzB family protein, whose amino-acid sequence MFPLIEFCVSNLAQGSQEAKEKLEKDPNLDVMEYGCLSYCGKCMDSPFALVNGEFVSGENPEQLVERIYAFIEENEMF is encoded by the coding sequence GTGTTCCCACTGATTGAATTTTGTGTAAGCAATCTTGCACAAGGGTCGCAAGAAGCAAAAGAGAAGCTTGAAAAAGACCCAAACCTAGACGTTATGGAATACGGCTGTTTAAGCTACTGCGGCAAATGTATGGACTCCCCATTTGCACTCGTGAATGGAGAATTTGTTTCCGGAGAAAATCCAGAGCAGCTTGTCGAGCGTATTTATGCTTTTATAGAGGAAAATGAGATGTTTTAA
- a CDS encoding NAD(P)/FAD-dependent oxidoreductase: MPVNKPKIVVLGAGYGGLMTVTRLTKQLGTNDADITLVNKHNYHYETTWLHEASAGTLHHDRCRYQIKDVINSSRVNFVQATVESIDKEAKKVLTSDGELSYDYLVVALGAVPETFGIAGLKEYAFSISNINSARQLREHIELQFATYNTEAEKRSERLTIVVGGAGFTGIEFLGELGNRVPELCKEYDIDQKDVRIICVEAAPTALPGFDPELIDYAMNYLQGKGVEFKIGTAIKECTPEGIIVGKDDDTEEIKAETVVWAAGVRGNPIVEEAGFENMRGRVKVSPDLRVPENDDVFIIGDCSLIINEEINRPYPPTAQIAMQQGETVAKNLAALLKGGSLESFKPDIKGTVASLGEHDAVGVAFGKKLQGTKASAMKKIIDNRSLFMVGGPGLVLKKGKFKFF; encoded by the coding sequence ATTCCAGTGAATAAACCGAAAATCGTTGTATTAGGTGCAGGTTATGGCGGATTAATGACTGTAACAAGATTAACAAAACAGCTTGGCACAAATGATGCGGACATTACTCTTGTGAACAAGCATAATTATCATTACGAAACAACATGGTTACATGAAGCAAGTGCAGGTACTCTTCATCATGACCGTTGTCGTTACCAAATCAAAGATGTGATTAACAGTTCCCGTGTCAACTTTGTACAAGCAACAGTTGAAAGCATTGATAAGGAAGCGAAGAAAGTTTTGACTTCAGATGGCGAACTTTCTTACGATTACCTTGTTGTTGCGCTTGGTGCTGTTCCTGAAACATTTGGTATTGCAGGATTGAAAGAATATGCATTCTCAATCTCTAACATCAACTCTGCTCGTCAGCTTCGTGAGCATATCGAGCTTCAATTTGCGACGTATAATACGGAAGCTGAAAAACGTTCAGAGCGCCTGACAATTGTTGTCGGCGGTGCTGGCTTCACAGGTATTGAGTTCCTTGGTGAGCTTGGAAACCGTGTACCTGAGCTTTGCAAAGAGTATGATATTGATCAAAAAGACGTGCGTATCATCTGTGTAGAAGCTGCACCAACAGCTCTTCCAGGATTCGATCCTGAATTGATCGACTATGCGATGAACTACCTTCAAGGTAAAGGTGTTGAGTTCAAAATCGGTACAGCGATCAAAGAATGTACGCCTGAAGGCATCATCGTTGGAAAAGACGATGATACAGAAGAAATCAAAGCTGAAACTGTTGTGTGGGCTGCTGGTGTACGCGGTAATCCAATCGTTGAAGAAGCTGGATTTGAAAACATGCGCGGCCGCGTAAAAGTATCTCCAGATCTTCGTGTACCAGAAAATGATGATGTATTCATCATTGGTGACTGTTCATTGATTATCAATGAAGAGATCAATCGTCCATACCCACCGACTGCACAAATTGCAATGCAGCAAGGTGAAACTGTAGCGAAAAACCTTGCAGCACTATTGAAAGGTGGTTCTCTTGAAAGCTTTAAGCCAGACATCAAAGGAACAGTTGCTTCTCTTGGTGAACACGACGCTGTAGGTGTTGCGTTTGGTAAAAAACTTCAAGGAACAAAAGCTTCTGCAATGAAGAAAATTATCGACAACCGTTCTTTATTCATGGTTGGCGGACCAGGACTTGTTCTGAAAAAAGGAAAATTCAAGTTCTTCTAA
- a CDS encoding DUF2268 domain-containing protein: MNIIIEDTIDQYEKLFSMTENKEHFFRYNMMKPFEKMWNMINVPLKAKQKNGYDVIMATNMLGYLDISHTQTGKPALKKLQEIQALQTANTTLNHCMNFIKKHNLHLNADELKFGLFLADPKKLEQQKGYCGFGGIPGFIQVSIYPNSYNIPRIPALIAHEFHHNIRFSYFEWDYGNVTVGDYLIIEGLAESFAKELYGEKMLGPWVTSFDQQDLEYSKEVMKDAIYTKGFAEVSSYMFGDRIAKEQGYQPVGLSPFAGYAVGYQAVQSFMKRNNVEIAEATLLSTDEIIRNCGLFSK; the protein is encoded by the coding sequence ATGAACATCATAATTGAGGATACAATCGATCAATACGAAAAATTGTTTTCAATGACAGAAAATAAAGAACATTTTTTCCGATACAACATGATGAAACCTTTTGAAAAGATGTGGAATATGATAAATGTTCCGTTAAAAGCTAAACAGAAAAATGGCTATGACGTCATAATGGCAACCAACATGCTTGGCTATCTTGATATTTCACATACACAAACTGGGAAACCGGCGTTAAAAAAACTACAAGAAATTCAAGCTCTTCAAACGGCAAATACCACCTTGAACCATTGTATGAATTTTATCAAAAAGCACAATCTTCATTTAAATGCTGATGAATTGAAATTTGGTCTATTCCTAGCAGATCCCAAAAAGCTAGAACAACAAAAAGGGTACTGTGGGTTTGGAGGAATTCCTGGATTTATCCAAGTATCAATATATCCAAACTCTTATAACATTCCAAGAATCCCCGCTCTAATTGCGCATGAATTCCACCATAATATTCGCTTTTCTTATTTTGAATGGGATTACGGGAACGTAACGGTTGGAGATTACTTGATTATAGAAGGTTTAGCTGAATCATTCGCAAAAGAACTTTATGGTGAAAAGATGCTAGGACCTTGGGTCACTTCTTTTGATCAACAGGACTTAGAATATTCAAAAGAAGTGATGAAAGACGCTATATATACGAAAGGATTTGCTGAGGTCAGTAGTTATATGTTTGGTGATAGAATTGCAAAAGAACAAGGGTATCAACCTGTCGGATTATCACCCTTTGCAGGCTATGCAGTAGGTTATCAGGCTGTACAATCTTTTATGAAAAGGAATAATGTAGAGATTGCAGAAGCCACATTATTAAGCACAGATGAAATCATTAGAAATTGTGGACTCTTTTCTAAATAA
- a CDS encoding MerR family transcriptional regulator, which yields MKVKEVAELFDISIRTLHHYDEIGLLPPKEVSEAGYRFYSEENLETLQQILFFRELGFNLKEIKEIINNPSFDKQEAFILQRKMLMEKRNKLDRMIENIDKTLKHMRGEIHLTNKERFEGMNMTFNEYEEEARCRWGNHSIDNMNFKLSRLSKEEQDDLSVRWDWIFHNLASLRNLAPQSKEVQAAIREWYDFLNNHFTQYSLEAFYGLGQLYIQDERFTKNIDQYGEGLASFMSEAMKAFAVQQKRGSSDEHHN from the coding sequence ATGAAAGTAAAAGAAGTCGCTGAATTGTTTGATATTAGTATTCGTACACTTCATCATTATGATGAAATTGGTTTGTTGCCCCCAAAAGAAGTCTCAGAAGCTGGTTACCGGTTTTATTCAGAAGAAAACCTTGAAACACTGCAGCAAATATTATTTTTCAGAGAACTGGGATTTAACTTAAAGGAAATAAAAGAAATCATAAATAATCCGTCATTTGATAAACAAGAAGCATTTATATTACAACGAAAAATGTTGATGGAGAAACGAAATAAACTCGATAGAATGATTGAAAATATTGATAAGACGCTAAAACATATGAGAGGAGAAATCCACCTGACAAATAAAGAGAGGTTCGAGGGAATGAACATGACATTCAACGAATATGAGGAAGAAGCTCGCTGTCGCTGGGGGAATCACTCCATTGATAACATGAACTTCAAATTAAGTCGATTGTCCAAGGAGGAACAAGATGATTTATCTGTGAGATGGGATTGGATTTTTCATAACCTAGCGTCATTGCGCAATCTTGCTCCTCAATCCAAAGAGGTACAAGCCGCCATCAGAGAATGGTATGACTTTTTAAATAATCACTTTACTCAATACTCCCTCGAGGCGTTTTATGGATTAGGTCAACTTTATATTCAAGATGAACGGTTTACAAAAAATATAGATCAATATGGTGAGGGCTTAGCTTCATTCATGAGTGAGGCGATGAAAGCCTTTGCTGTTCAACAGAAAAGAGGTTCCAGCGATGAACATCATAATTGA
- the dapF gene encoding diaminopimelate epimerase, whose product MTSFQFTKMHGLGNNYIYVNQMKEQLPEEQLSEIAIRVSTVYTGIGSDGMILICPSDVAPVKMRIFNNDGSEGKNCGNGLRCVAKYVYEHQIVKDTTFQIETLSGLVEATVHVQNGHVHLVTVDMGKPRFEKEAMPMLGGPGSTTINEPLDFGTATLNGTAVSMGNPHIVFYLEDIEKAPLGTLGPIIEKHDMFPEGVNVEFVEVVSETELHFRVWERGSGITQACGTGACAAAVSTIVNGQAKKETDMTVHLAGGDLIIRWKDNDHVLMTGPAETICDGTFYL is encoded by the coding sequence ATGACATCATTTCAATTCACGAAAATGCACGGGTTAGGAAATAATTATATATATGTCAATCAAATGAAGGAACAGCTTCCAGAAGAGCAGCTATCAGAGATCGCGATCCGAGTTTCTACTGTTTACACAGGAATCGGTTCAGACGGAATGATCCTTATTTGTCCATCAGATGTTGCACCTGTGAAAATGCGTATTTTCAACAATGATGGATCAGAGGGGAAAAACTGCGGCAACGGTTTGCGCTGCGTCGCAAAATATGTGTATGAGCATCAAATCGTCAAAGACACAACGTTCCAGATTGAGACATTGTCAGGACTCGTTGAAGCGACCGTTCATGTGCAGAATGGCCACGTACATTTAGTGACAGTAGATATGGGAAAACCTCGTTTTGAAAAAGAAGCGATGCCGATGCTTGGTGGGCCGGGCAGCACCACGATTAATGAACCGCTTGATTTTGGCACGGCGACCTTAAATGGAACGGCTGTTTCAATGGGGAATCCGCACATCGTTTTTTATCTAGAGGACATTGAAAAGGCACCACTTGGTACACTTGGGCCAATCATCGAGAAACATGACATGTTCCCAGAAGGTGTTAATGTAGAATTTGTAGAAGTGGTCAGTGAAACAGAACTGCATTTTCGCGTGTGGGAAAGAGGATCAGGGATTACGCAGGCCTGCGGAACGGGAGCTTGTGCGGCAGCTGTATCTACGATTGTGAATGGGCAGGCGAAAAAGGAAACGGATATGACGGTTCATTTAGCAGGCGGAGATCTCATCATTCGCTGGAAAGACAATGACCATGTACTCATGACAGGTCCTGCTGAAACGATTTGTGACGGCACATTTTATCTGTAA